A genome region from Prinia subflava isolate CZ2003 ecotype Zambia chromosome 12, Cam_Psub_1.2, whole genome shotgun sequence includes the following:
- the SLC16A3 gene encoding monocarboxylate transporter 4: protein MGAVVADDGPSGVKAPDGGWGWAVLFGCFIITGFSYAFPKAVSVFFKELIREFGIGYSDTAWISSILLAMLYGTGPLCSVCVNRFGCRPVMLVGGLFASLGMVIASFCTSIVQIYLTAGVITGLGLALNFQPSLIMLNRYFDKRRPLANGLSAAGSPVFLCALSPLGQILQHEYGWRGGFLILGGMLLNCCVCGALMRPLELPKKSEATKEPAEKKAKKKLLDFSVFKDGGFVIYALAASIMVLGLFVPPVFVVSYAKDLGNQDTKAAFLLTILGFIDIFARPICGMVAGLKWVRPRCVYLFSFAMIFNGFTDLMGSMSVDYGGLVVFCIFFGISYGMVGALQFEVLMAIVGTQKFSSAIGLVLLAEAMAVLIGPPSAGKLLDATGRYMFVFIIAGIEVTTSALVLALGNFFCIKKKSEEPHIKEEASEREELNKSENKTPEDAKLDSIEVEQFLKDEPEKNGEVVTNPETCV from the exons ATGGGAGCTGTGGTAGCTGATGATGGTCCATCAGGTGTTAAAGCCCCTGatggaggctggggctgggctgtcctTTTTGGCTGTTTTATCATCACAGGATTCTCCTATGCCTTTCCTAAGGCAGTTAGTGTCTTCTTTAAAGAACTTATCCGGGAATTTGGCATTGGATATAGCGACACTGCATGGATTTCCTCCATTCTGTTGGCCATGCTTTACGGAACAG GTCCACTTTGTAGTGTATGTGTCAATCGCTTTGGTTGTCGCCCTGTCATGCTGGTGGGTGGCCTTTTTGCCTCCTTGGGGATGGTGATAGCTTCCTTCTGCACAAGCATCGTTCAGATCTATCTAACTGCAGGTGTGATTACAG GTTTGGGGTTGGCGCTAAACTTTCAGCCTTCACTCATCATGTTAAACCGTTACTTTGACAAACGCCGGCCCTTAGCCAATGGGCTATCTGCTGCTGGGAGTCCAGTGTTTCTTTGTGCTCTCTCACCATTGGGGCAGATACTACAACATGAGTATGGTTGGAGAGGAGGATTCCTTATCCTGGGTGGGATGCTGCTCAACTGCTGTGTATGTGGAGCACTAATGAGACCTTTGGAGCTACCAAAAAAGTCAGAAGCTACCAAAGAGCCAGCTGAGAAGAAAGCGAAGAAAAAACTTCTGGATTTCAGCGTTTTTAAAGACGGTGGCTTTGTAATCTATGCGCTAGCAGCATCTATCATGGTGCTTGGCCTCTTTGTTCCCCCAGTGTTTGTTGTGAGTTATGCCAAGGATTTAGGGAATCAAGACAccaaagcagcttttcttctgacTATTCTGGGATTCATTGATATCTTTGCTCGTCCAATCTGTGGAATGGTAGCCGGTCTTAAATGGGTTAGACCACGCTGTGTCTACCTCTTCAGTTTTGCTATGATTTTTAATGGGTTTACAGATCTCATGGGTTCTATGTCTGTTGATTATGGTGGACTGGTGgtcttttgcattttctttggcATTTCTTATGGAATGGTAGGAGCTCTTCAGTTTGAAGTTCTCATGGCTATTGTTGGTACGCAGAAGTTTTCCAGTGCTATCGGTTTAGTGCTCCTGGCAGAAGCTATGGCTGTTCTGATTGGTCCGCCATCAGCAG GAAAACTCCTGGATGCAACAGGGAGGtacatgtttgttttcattattgctgGAATTGAAGTTACCACTTCAGCCCTTGTATTGGCCTTGGGAAATTTCTTCTGCATtaagaaaaaatcagaagaacCACATATAAAAGAAGAAGCATCAGAGAGAGAAGAATTAAAcaaatctgaaaacaaaactcctGAAGATGCCAAGCTGGACTCTATTGAAGTGGAGCAGTTTCTGAAAGATGAGCCTGAAAAAAATGGCGAAGTTGTAACTAACCCAGAAACATGTGTGTGA